A single window of Pseudomonadota bacterium DNA harbors:
- the folP gene encoding dihydropteroate synthase, with amino-acid sequence MRKFFVHFQDISKPEEAAAIMRQIGTDVHGISLMKNKMVHYTLRVGPLPARAANIVKQEMLSVGGEAAVARGVIDCSAPDGAVLLSATRKQFRRFMQKMRAQPFSLPRLADQIQQVISHYETSRPLSFSCRSIEADLRRQTLIMGILNVTPDSFSDGSRFQNKEAALNQARRMIAEGAQIIDVGGESTRPGAAKVTLDQELERVIPIIEALRAERDDIPISIDTYKSQVASEALKAGADMVNDISGCHFDADMATIVSRAEAFLCLMHIKGTPDNMQVNPEYDNVIEEIMTYLEDGIGIALEQEVAKEKLIIDPGIGFGKNLDHNLTILKYLREFQTFGLPVLVGTSRKSFLGRLTGQEVDNRLAGTIASVAQAIWNGANIVRVHDIEATKDAVLVLDAIRSAERYPYH; translated from the coding sequence ATGAGAAAATTCTTTGTCCATTTCCAGGATATTTCCAAGCCCGAGGAAGCCGCTGCCATTATGCGGCAGATTGGTACGGATGTTCATGGCATAAGTCTGATGAAAAATAAGATGGTCCATTATACTTTAAGAGTTGGACCATTACCGGCCCGGGCTGCCAATATTGTCAAACAGGAGATGTTGTCGGTGGGTGGCGAAGCCGCGGTTGCCCGAGGGGTTATTGATTGCAGCGCTCCCGATGGGGCGGTTTTGTTAAGTGCTACCAGAAAACAGTTTCGGCGGTTCATGCAGAAAATGCGGGCCCAGCCTTTTTCCCTGCCCCGACTGGCTGACCAGATTCAACAGGTGATTTCCCATTATGAAACCTCCCGTCCGTTGAGTTTCAGCTGTCGAAGTATTGAAGCAGATCTGCGGCGGCAAACCCTGATCATGGGGATCTTGAATGTAACCCCGGACTCCTTTTCAGATGGAAGCCGGTTCCAGAATAAAGAAGCCGCCCTGAATCAGGCCCGCCGGATGATTGCCGAAGGTGCACAGATTATTGATGTTGGTGGAGAATCCACCCGTCCCGGGGCCGCAAAAGTAACTTTAGACCAAGAGCTTGAGCGGGTCATTCCGATCATTGAAGCCCTCAGGGCTGAAAGAGATGATATCCCCATTTCCATTGATACCTATAAGAGCCAGGTAGCCAGTGAAGCCCTGAAAGCTGGAGCTGATATGGTTAATGATATCAGTGGTTGTCATTTTGATGCTGACATGGCTACAATAGTTTCCCGGGCTGAAGCTTTTCTTTGTCTCATGCATATCAAGGGCACGCCGGACAATATGCAGGTGAATCCTGAGTATGATAATGTCATTGAAGAAATTATGACCTATCTCGAAGATGGTATTGGCATTGCCCTTGAGCAAGAGGTTGCAAAGGAAAAGCTTATTATTGATCCGGGCATTGGTTTTGGAAAAAATCTTGATCATAATCTTACAATCCTGAAATACCTGCGTGAATTTCAGACTTTTGGCTTACCAGTTTTAGTTGGTACTTCCCGCAAATCTTTTCTTGGCAGGCTCACTGGTCAAGAGGTTGATAATCGACTGGCCGGAACGATTGCCAGTGTTGCCCAGGCCATCTGGAACGGCGCTAATATTGTTCGGGTTCATGATATTGAAGCAACTAAAGATGCGGTACTGGTACTTGATGCTATCAGGAGTGCCGAACGTTATCCTTATCATTAG
- the cdaA gene encoding diadenylate cyclase CdaA has product MMVDFFYNLRWQDILDILVVAFLVYHVLVIIRGTRAFQILLGLFLVFVIYEVSLYLGFYTLNWVLNGFLSSIILIIIVLFQNEIRRALAKFGKTSFAINSSEKQQYLDKIVKACATMSLKRIGALIVFVRENMMPNVIEGCVQLNADVTDDLLLSIFNQSSPLHDGAVIIMEGRILAAGCFLPLTTNPNIDKKYGTRHRAAIGITEDTDSIVVVVSEETGNISLAMGGKLTRNQDIDSLKKVLKKIFLPDKKKKSGLNLESIRALLRIR; this is encoded by the coding sequence ATGATGGTAGATTTTTTTTACAATCTTCGCTGGCAGGATATTCTTGATATCCTGGTTGTTGCTTTTCTGGTCTACCATGTTTTAGTGATCATCCGTGGAACTCGTGCCTTCCAGATTCTCCTGGGTCTCTTCCTCGTTTTTGTCATTTATGAAGTCTCTCTTTACCTGGGATTTTATACCCTTAACTGGGTTCTCAACGGTTTTCTCAGTTCAATCATCCTGATCATTATCGTTTTATTTCAAAATGAAATCCGTCGGGCGCTGGCAAAGTTCGGCAAAACATCTTTTGCCATTAATTCATCGGAAAAACAGCAGTACCTGGATAAAATCGTCAAGGCCTGCGCCACCATGTCATTAAAACGAATTGGCGCCTTGATTGTTTTTGTCCGGGAAAACATGATGCCCAATGTCATTGAGGGATGTGTACAGCTCAATGCTGATGTCACTGATGACTTATTGTTAAGTATTTTCAATCAATCCTCACCACTTCATGACGGTGCCGTCATTATCATGGAAGGTCGGATTCTTGCCGCCGGTTGTTTTCTCCCTCTGACTACCAACCCCAACATCGATAAAAAATATGGGACCCGCCACCGGGCGGCCATAGGTATCACCGAAGATACTGATTCGATAGTTGTGGTGGTGTCAGAAGAAACCGGCAATATTTCGTTGGCCATGGGTGGTAAGCTCACCAGAAACCAAGATATTGATTCTCTGAAAAAGGTGTTGAAGAAAATATTTCTGCCCGATAAAAAGAAAAAAAGTGGTCTAAACTTGGAATCAATACGGGCATTATTACGTATCAGGTAA